Below is a genomic region from Spartinivicinus marinus.
GCAATAACTAGGGTTTATTTTTACATCTTTCTCTTTGCCCCTAAGATGTATAGGAGTTATTGTTTTCATTTAACTCGCCTCGGGTGACATATAATCTAGCGAATTTAGTTTGTGTTGTCAATAATAAAAACAGGATAAAGAAAACAATGAAAAAATTAAAAAAAACCACTGCCAAATAAAAAAGAAATGATAAGTATAAAATATACTGTTTCTTTCTGTCCCTTATTTATAGGTACTTTCAGCACTACATGTGACTAAACTGTGTGTCTACATAATGATAAGTTAAGTGATTTAGGAGGCCCACGGGGGAAACTCTCGGCGGGCTTTATTCAAAAAGAGGACTCAGATTTTTTAGTGAAAATTATTTTATGCCCAACTCTTTTTTTATTGTTGTCACAAGGGTTTTTCCTTCAGAAGACAACCGTAAAGTTCTAGCTTTTGCATTGTGAGAACTTACTTCTTTCAATATCAAGTTACGCCCAACTGCTCCTGATACACCTTCTGCAAGCCTTTGTATGGCTTTAGCTGTGACAGACACCCCTACACTTTCGTCAAGATGACCTCTCCCAAATATGTCGAACAAAGTTGCGCCTTCATTCAGCTCGACAGCTAACAAGATTTCGAGTTGAAATAATGTTAAGTCATACTCTGCAAGAGTTTTCCGCATGTGCGCAATGTCTTTAAAACGAGGCAACTTACAAGCTCTCCAATCAACTCTAGTTTAAAAGACACCAGAGTTTACTTGAGACTACAGCAGGCGTCTACATGACACTACACTCTAACTGAGACACCTTAGGAGCCGTTAATTTTAACTGAAAGAGATAGGGAATATATTATCATGAAAGCCTCCCAGATAAGCTCTCAGAGGCTATACAATACATCTTCGACTTTAGTTGTTCTTACTTAGTCCCTGTGTATTATCAACATATATTGAAGTTGACGTACAATCACTATTACTTATCGTGTATGTAAATGAATTAAAATAAGCCATACACTTTTCAATGTTAAGCGTCCCATTGCCATTGCTACTAATAGAAGTGACATAAGGACCAGCTGAAGAGCACCCTGTAAGAATAATAACAACAGCTGCAAGAATTAATTTTTCCATTTGATATGAACTTCCCTATTTCAAAATAAAAGTGTAATAAGAAAGTACCATTGTACAGAATGAGAGTCAAAAAAATGTAATGTTTATAAGCAAATACATTTTATGTAAAGGTTCTATAAGCTTGACTAAAGAAGAAGAGAAAGTCAGCTAAAAGATGACCAAGGTAAAGCTTAGCCTTGGTCTTAAGTAGCTTACAGACTATGTGTCTTAGTAGGTTATTATTTTTCTTTTTACTTGGAATATAAACAACAAAGGAAAACAAAGCTGAAGGTGTATTAAGGTTTAGCTAAGGCAGCTTTAAGTAAACTATGTCCATAGTGGTCTTAAAGTTAGCTTAGGTATCCTTAAGGTAATCTTTAGATATCTATAAGTATCTTTAAGATTCTTAGCTTAATCTTTACTCAGGCTGGAGGCTTTTTCCTTTCTTCAATACGGTACACTTTTTCTAGCCCTTACCAGCCGTAATCTCTAGCTATATTAGAAAAACAAGTTTTACGTACACTTTTTAACCATTTTTTGTACAAATAACGCTTAACTACAAAAAGTCCCTACCTCTTTCTTTGGCTTTAACCCAAGACACCCTTCAGCAAACTTTTCAAACTCAGCTTCCAGAGCTTCAGCCCTATGTCTCTCCGCCTCCACAGCCCCATCCAGAGCCATCTGCTCTACCCAATACGCAACAGCCCCTGCGACAGCTTCAAGCCTGTCATCGTGCTTCAGGGCTCCTCTGTCGTGTGTTATACGGGACATTTGATAAAAGAGGGAGTAGCTAAAGTCACCCTCACATTCCTTGTAATCTTTTTCTATAAGACGGGTGTCGACTATTAGCCTGTGCTGGCTCATGACAGGCTCAAGCGAATCAATAATACGCTTTTCTTTTTGTCCTTTAGCCCTTTTGCCCTCAACTTGGCAACTGTGTACCTTCCTCAGTATGGGTTTAAATAACTCGATAAACATGCCATCACCGAAGTTATCTTCCACTTGCACCATGTTCACTTTATGCTGCTGAGCAGTGTTCGCCAATTTTTGTAATGTGGAAGGTGTATAGCCGTCCCGATAGCCTCCAGCATCAATTAGAAACTGATAGCCGTGTAAAAACTTGACCACAGCATAGCTTGTCTCATCAGCTCCCCGGCCACTTGGGTCAATAAACATGACTGAGCCTGTATATTCTGCCATTTCCTTGTCCATCCACATTGGCGAGTAAAAGCGGTCACCTGTTAAACCAAGGGTTGGCACTTCTAATACTTTATCTGCTGAGTTACACCAGGCTAAATCAATCGGTGCCCGTTTTAAGTCAAGGGACATCACCATTAAATCAGCTAATTTAAGCGGGTACTTATCAGCATCACTTAAGCTCGTGTCCAACATAAATTGCAGGGCAAAGCCTGCTTTACCATACGACAGCCGCCGTTCAGCTAAATCAGAATCAGGGAACCGGGAAGGCTCTGTTGTAGTGCCAGCTAAGGAAGCGTTGCGAATAACTTTGTCATAAATAAGCGCGGATAAATTGCCTTGCCATTTTTCGATTACATCAGGGTCAGGATAAAGCGCTGTCCAGATACGGACTTTATAACCCCGTTCTTTAACCAGCTTATTATACAGGGACATTTCCGTTTGAGGGGTCCCAAGGAAGGTTATCTCAGAGGTTGTTAAGGGCTTTAAAATAGCATCAAACTCTTTAACCAGCTCTGCTAATTTATCCCTGGCAGTTTGCGTTGCACTGTTATTTAAGACCTCAATATCATCAGCCACAATAATATCAGCGCGTGAGCCTGTCAGTTGCCCAGTAATTCCAACAGATTTAACTGAGGGGCTGTGGTCAGCTGCTGCTGGACCTACATCAAAGGCAATCTTACTGTCCCTCTGGTCTCTCCTGGGCTTTAAATGATTGAGGAAGGGTATTTCATCAATTAGCCGCTTGGTGAACGTAGAGAAGCTGTCAGCCCGCTCCTTGCTTGCGGACACAACTAATACTTTCACTTGAGGATTTTTATACAACCGCCAGAGTACATAAGCTGACGTTATCCAACTTTTAGCTACGCCACGGAACCCCATAATTATTTTTCGTTTGGGTCCCTCCTGCAAATAAAGCGCTATGTCCTTTTGTAACTCCGTTGGAGGCGGTAGCCGTAAATATTTCCATATAACGGATAAGAAGAAGGTAAAATCTGTCTTTAATCGGTGTTCTAGTTCTTTCTCTCTTTGTTTCATTAATTCCTGGTGGGTTAATATAGGCGGGAACAAGGAGGGCTTAGAGCAGCCCTCAACTTGTTTATTTAGTGGGTATAACGAACGTCGTCCGGGTCGAATGGGTCTACTTCATTCAGTTTATTTTCAAGTTCAGCTAGCGGACTCGTTGGGGAAGGAAATTCATTAATATGGTTATCTTTCAGCATTTGGCGAGCCACGTTTAGCTCTGCTGCTTTCATTTCTCCGTTGCGGAGTTTTTCAAGAAGGTGTTCGGCTAGCTCTTTATGTAGCTGAGCTAATAATACGTTTACATCTCTATCAGTCAAAAAGTCTCCTATTAGTTAATTAAAGAGCCATCAGGACGAAATTCTAAGGCTGACTCTTTACCCACAGCAGTTGCATAAGACATCGTAAAATAGCCGTTTTCGTGCTCGATTAAGTTATATGGGTGATTAATCTGTCTAAATAATTCTTCGTAATCTACCAGTGTCTTAGTGAAGTCATCAGTCATTTAGAGCTTCCTTTTCAACGATAGCCACAATTGCATCATCTATTTTATTATCAGTCCGTTTAGCCATTTCTTTTAACAAGGTTAGGATTATTTTCTTCACTAGTTTTGTCGCAAGAAATCGTAAAATAAAACTACTTATCATGTTTTCTCCATCCTCTATTTTTCTTTTGATTTGTTATTCGTAAATTTCTAACACTGTTATTTAAGGGATTTCTATCTTTATGGTCTACATCCTTACCATCACCTTTCGTAGCGAGACCTTTTTTAATCATTAAGCGTCTCGCGGCATTACGCATTGCGCGTCTCTTTTTTTGTTCAGGTTTACTGTGATATTCTTTATATTCTTTTTTATAATTCCTCATTTGCACCTAATAGTGTTGTCTCCATAATGCTAATACGTTTATCCATTTTATAATTCAGCTTGGTTAAATCATTAACTACCTGAGTAAGCGTTTCGAGGTGCTTATAATTAGCTTCTAAATTACTTAGCCGCTGCTCTATAAGAACGACGTAGCTACCAAAGGCTAATGTGAGAGTAACTAAAATTGCAGGGAGGGAGGTTTTAAACCAGTCTTGCACTTATATATCAAGTCCTTCTGTATCTGGTGGAATTGGCCACGTTACTTCCTGTGGTTCATTATTTGTTTGCGGTATATCTCTTAGCTTCTGCCTGTATGAAGACCAAGCCTTTCTCAGCTCCTCAGACAGTTTATTATCGTGCATTTGGGTCCAATCTGTAGCACGCAATAAATTATTTCTGTGGCCGCGTATAATGTCCCAGGTGCTTATCTCTGAGTGGTCCTCGGTAACAACTGGGTTATACAGCTTGTTAAGCATGGTGCTTATGACAGGGGCTTCTGGAATATTACGGTTAAAGTAGGCATCTTCAGGCAGGGACCGGGATATTGCTTTTATTAACGCTTGTTCTGTTGGGTTATCTTCATCAATGAGGGAGTCAAGACCAATATTTATTTTAAATCCATTTTCCAGCTCAATATCAAGTGAGCCTGTATTTCTGTGGTAATTTATTATTTTAAATTTCATGTTTTATTTTATTAAATTCTCCTTCCTATTATGTAACTTGTATCTCTGTAGCCAGTTAAAGCAATGGACCCAACATTGTGTATAGCTATACCGGCTGTGCCTCCAGCGCCACCCGAGCCTAACTTAGGAAACTGCATGATACTGAATCCACGACCTCCTCCAGCACCTGCTGCCCCGTAGTTACCGCCATGGCCCCCTGCCCCACCTCGAGCAGTCTCTCTGCCACTACCACCGGCACCTCCTGCTGCATATCCGCCTGAGCCAGCCCCTCTACCACCGTGACCGCCTGAGCCTACAAACTGATGACGGTCACCATCGTTACGCCGTTGGCCCCATGAGCCACCACCACCGCCTCCGCCACCACCACCGGCATAAATACGTCCACCTGATGTGTTGTACAATTCTAAGCGTTTGCAGCCGTGACTAGGGTTAATCCATAACGCTGTACCACCAGCTCCTCCTCCGTGTCCATTTGTTGCGTGCCCTGTACCGTTATTATTTTTTATTCCATGACCGCCAGGACCTCCGGCACCTTCTTTACCTAAAATGAGGGCATTATTAATTATTTTAACTTTCCTCCCGGCAAAGTGAGTGCCTAACGCCAAGGCCACGTTACTTGTCGTAGAAGCTTGGAAAGTGCCTGTTAAAGTGATTTCAATGTTACTGGCACCGCCAACATGGGGTAGTAAATTCCCAAATAAATCAAAGTTGACGCCTCCAGTTACTGTAGTACGTTTTAATGAAACTAATTTCCAGGTCCCATTTACATTAACGTAGACATCAGCCTCACGCCAGGAGCCTTGTACATTTACATAAGCCTGAGATAGAGAGCGCCAATTATTATTAATATTTAAAAATGTTTCTGACATTAGCTGTATTTAAACCATATATGACCATTGGCTCCGCCAGAAGGATTTCCAGTGCTTATATGAATATTTCCTCGGTGATAAGCAGGCTTATCTTTAACGTATAGCTCACCTGTGATGTATAAACTGCCGTAGACCGTGACATGATTCCACATGCCTACACGAAATTCTCCAGCCACCTTAGAATCATTTCCGTGAATCATAAGGCACTTATGGTATAGACCATCGTTATAAATTGAGCCGTGGCCTTTTCCATAGCCAAGGCTTGGCCACTGAACATAATCATCAAAAGTCCAAGCGCCTTTTATTTCTGGCTTATATTGGTCAACATAGCCCTTTGCTCGGTTGGCTTCTCCATGCGCCCGATTAGCCTCCGACGTTGCCTTATTTGCTTCTGCAATAGCTTTCTCTTTGTGCGCATTGGCTGTGTTCCTATGCTGTTCAGCTTGGTTCTTTATCTGCTCAGTCTGTTTTTTTACAACAACAGTCTGATTATGAATTACACCAGTATTATCACGAATAGCAGCAGCCTCGTTACGAATTGCCCCGGTTGCTATCCGCTCAGCTTCTGCCCGGTTTGCTTCAGTTCGCGCAGCGGGGATGTATTGTGACTGCATATAACCCAAATTAACAGCGTCATTATTCTCAACTGGATTTGCCACGTTACGAATACGCCTATTAATAGCACTGAAGTGTCCGTCTTCTCTCATCTTCAGTAAGCCCTCGGAATAATCGAGCACTTCCTGCGCAACATAAAAGAGCTGTTCATTAGCCATGTCCAAGACTGCCTCAGATAAAATAGCGCCATCGTCAAAATCAACAGCGCGCTCATGCAATGGTGTCTCTCGTTTAACGCGGACCACAACATTAGCTGCTGGCGGTGAAGATAAAGAAACAACATTATTATTTATTGAGCAGCTAACCTCTTTACCAGCTACATAAACTTTAATGTGGCTTGAGTT
It encodes:
- a CDS encoding phage tail fiber domain-containing protein; translated protein: MALSYKDYIADGQTKDFAIPFKFLNSSHIKVYVAGKEVSCSINNNVVSLSSPPAANVVVRVKRETPLHERAVDFDDGAILSEAVLDMANEQLFYVAQEVLDYSEGLLKMREDGHFSAINRRIRNVANPVENNDAVNLGYMQSQYIPAARTEANRAEAERIATGAIRNEAAAIRDNTGVIHNQTVVVKKQTEQIKNQAEQHRNTANAHKEKAIAEANKATSEANRAHGEANRAKGYVDQYKPEIKGAWTFDDYVQWPSLGYGKGHGSIYNDGLYHKCLMIHGNDSKVAGEFRVGMWNHVTVYGSLYITGELYVKDKPAYHRGNIHISTGNPSGGANGHIWFKYS
- a CDS encoding HNH endonuclease, which encodes MRNYKKEYKEYHSKPEQKKRRAMRNAARRLMIKKGLATKGDGKDVDHKDRNPLNNSVRNLRITNQKKNRGWRKHDK
- a CDS encoding tail fiber assembly protein, whose translation is MKFKIINYHRNTGSLDIELENGFKINIGLDSLIDEDNPTEQALIKAISRSLPEDAYFNRNIPEAPVISTMLNKLYNPVVTEDHSEISTWDIIRGHRNNLLRATDWTQMHDNKLSEELRKAWSSYRQKLRDIPQTNNEPQEVTWPIPPDTEGLDI
- the terL gene encoding phage terminase large subunit; protein product: MKQREKELEHRLKTDFTFFLSVIWKYLRLPPPTELQKDIALYLQEGPKRKIIMGFRGVAKSWITSAYVLWRLYKNPQVKVLVVSASKERADSFSTFTKRLIDEIPFLNHLKPRRDQRDSKIAFDVGPAAADHSPSVKSVGITGQLTGSRADIIVADDIEVLNNSATQTARDKLAELVKEFDAILKPLTTSEITFLGTPQTEMSLYNKLVKERGYKVRIWTALYPDPDVIEKWQGNLSALIYDKVIRNASLAGTTTEPSRFPDSDLAERRLSYGKAGFALQFMLDTSLSDADKYPLKLADLMVMSLDLKRAPIDLAWCNSADKVLEVPTLGLTGDRFYSPMWMDKEMAEYTGSVMFIDPSGRGADETSYAVVKFLHGYQFLIDAGGYRDGYTPSTLQKLANTAQQHKVNMVQVEDNFGDGMFIELFKPILRKVHSCQVEGKRAKGQKEKRIIDSLEPVMSQHRLIVDTRLIEKDYKECEGDFSYSLFYQMSRITHDRGALKHDDRLEAVAGAVAYWVEQMALDGAVEAERHRAEALEAEFEKFAEGCLGLKPKKEVGTFCS